Part of the Spiroplasma endosymbiont of Poecilobothrus nobilitatus genome is shown below.
AAACACTTACGCGTGATAATTTTGGCACTTATTTTAATGCAGAGGATGCTGATGTTTATATTAACCAATTAAAAGAAGTACAAAAAGTTATTGTTGTATGTCCAATGAACAACTTTAATGTTTCTGGATTAATGAAAAATTACTTAGATCATGTGTTAGTTGCAGATAAAACATTTTCATATAAATATGCAAAAAAAGGCAATGCAATCGGGTTATTGCCACATTTAAAAGTACAAATTTTAACAACCCAAGGAGCTCCTTTTGGTTGATATCCATGGGGAAATCACACCGAATATTTAAAAGGAACATGAGAATTTGTTGGTGCTACTGTTAATAAACCAATTCTTGTTGCAGGAACAAAAGTTACTCCAACCAATGTCCTAAGTCCAGATGAGTTAATTGACCAATATGATGAAGAAATTCAGAAAGTTGTTAAAACATTTTAATTAACAAAAATAATAAAAACTCAACAAATGTTGAGTTTTTATTTGCTTATTAATGTTTGTACTAATAAATTATGATAAACTTAATAAGTATATGATTTTAAAACTAATTTTAAAATAAATTACTTTAATTATTATTTATTAAATAATAATTAAAAACAATATTGAAAGAAAATCGAAATGAAAAGAATCGAATTTATTAATAATTTAAAAGAAATAATAAACTTAGAAGAACTATCAGACATTAAAAATTTTTATAATGAATTGTTTAATGGGTGGATGGGTTAAGATAAATTGGACAACAATAATGTAGAGTAAATATTTATAATCAAACTACAATGGAGGTGTAATTATGGCAAAGAATCATTATACTGATGAATTTAAGCAACAAATTGCTTTAATTTTGTAGAAAACTCTTGATATTTATAAAATATACCTAAAATTAGGTATATTTTATAAATATCAAGAGTTTTCTACAAAATTAAAGTCATCTGATAATTCATTACAAAAATTATGGTCGTATAAAAAATTATAGGGTAACTTATATAATTTAAGAAATTAGAACACTTTAAGCATTCCACTTACAATATTATTTTAAATCAAACTATTTTATTGTCAATATTTATCTCTTATATTTTTCATTTTTATTATTTTTACACACTGAAAAATAATTTTTATTTAACTTACACTTTTAAAATTAATGAATTAAAAACTAAATACTTAAATTTTGAACTTTAAGAACTTCAACTAAATTATTTTTATTAATTACAATATTTTTCATTTCTTTATTATTTTTCATATTTGTTTCACTATTAGTTTTAATCATTGAAGCAGTTAATAAATTATTAAAAGTTAATTTATTATAAATTTTACCTCCTCTTCCTTTAACACTTTTTGCTTTCGAAATATCACCTTCCATATGACAACCAATATTATTATTGGGGAGAATTTGATTACAAATACCTTTTTCATTATTTTTAATATATTTAATTGTTTTTAATAAATAACTTCGTTTATTTCCAACAATATATGGCAAAAGAGAATTTAATAAATCTAATAATTCATCATATTTACCATTATAAAAATAGTATTTTGCTACATTATATTTTATTTCTTGCATTTTATTTCTTTTTCGATATGATCATAAATGTTCAAATTTTTTAATTAAATGATACTTATCTAAACTTACATCAAGAATATTATTTTTAAATTCTTTCGCAATAGCATTAGCGATAGTTTCGATATAATTTGCACCATCACCTAGAACTAAAATCTTTGTATCTTTTTTAATATTATAACTATGCATTGCTTCAATAACTTTATTTGTAAATAGCTTAATATTAGTTAAATTTTTAATTTTATGTGGAATATTATTCATTTCAAAAACACCTTTTTTATTTTCAATTACTGGTCTTTTTTCAGTTGATTTTTCCTTATTGAACCCAGTATGTATACTAGAAATTAATATATGTTCTTTTAATTTTTCTTTGGTTTTATCATCTCGCATAGTTTGAAATGTACCATCCGCTTGAACATATATAGTATCTCCAGTAATATCTATTTTATTGCTTTGATTAATATGAATATAGTCAATTTTATCTAAATCAACATTTTTATAAATATTTGATATTGTCATATTACTAACTTTTGAATCTGTAACTGTATCTATAACATCACGATATCTTTTTCCATCCCCCATAAATGATAATATTTTTTCTCGCAATGAATTTTCTGTTCTTTGTCATTTTTTAATTCCCAAATATTCGTCTAACAAAAAAACATATACATTTCTTTTTAAAATTTCATCAAAATAATAATATCTTCTTCGTGGAATAGTTACACTGCATCTTTTTGTTATTATAGTTTTATTTCTTTTTTCTTTTATTTTATATTTTTGATATTCTGGATTTTCTTTTGTCATTTTAAACAATTTATCATCTGTTTCAATTAATTTTTTAGTAATATCTTCAACATATTTTTTATCATTTTCTTCTTCAGCATCTTTAAAAAAATCGATATTTGTAATCATTTAGCATTTCCACCTTCTAATTATTATCAAATAATACTCACACACTAACTCTACTTTAAATATTTGTCAAGGTTAGTAATAAAAAAACAAGATTAATAATAATCTTGTAATAGATAGGAGGGTGGCGATAGCTAAATATTATTAACTATCTTAATTTTTATTAAAACAAACGGCTATGGTTATCGCCGCCTATATCAAATTATATATGCTTTTTTTCTGTCATATTACTTACTTAATCTAGCAAGGATTTTGTATATATAGGTAATTAATACCCACTTTCGCAGGACTTTATGCCAACCAGTTTCAAGAAACTTTTTAATTTCCATTCAACAAATAGGACTACATCTTTGAATCTTGTTTTATATAGATACTGTCATTAAAATATAATGTCAAATAAATAATTAAAATAATCTACCGTTATTAAGTTTTTTAAACGCTATGGAGGTTAATATATAAATTAATGTTTTTTATTATTAGTATTAGATAAGGTTTTATTTATTTTTTTATTTTTAAATAAATATTTTTTTAATTCTTCTTTTTCTTCTTTATTTAATTTTAATTTATTTATCATTCAATCAAACCAACATGTTTCATCACAAAAATAAAAATTACTATCTTTTTGCATATTATTAATAAGGCTGTGTTTTTACAACTTTTACAAACTGCATACATAAAATAAACAACCCCTTATTTTAAATTAAATAAATAATGTTTAATCTTCACATTTTAATAAAATATTTAGAGAAAACCTACCACCCAAATTAATATCTTCATCTTTATATGCAGAAAATTCAACATTATTAATTTTAAGATTTTTAATATTGTTTTGATTTTCCAATAATGAAACTAAATCATTAGAATAATTTAGTGCTAAATTAAAATCTCCTTTATTTATAATCATATAAATATTTACATCTAAATTTGCACTATAAATTTTATTTTCTTGATAAGAAAAATTATTAATATTTTTTATTTCGATTAATAAATAATTTTTATTTTCAGAGAAAAGATAATTTTTTTCACCAAAAATAGAAACAGTAACATCGGTTATTTTTTCTTTAATTACTTTTTTCAAAATTTTTGTTGTTTCGTAAGATTTTAAAACAATGTTATTTATTTTTTAATGCCACCCTTCAAATTTAATTTTTTTTATTTTCTTTTTCTTTATTTTTAAGTTCAAAATATGAATCAATAAATTCAATTAACGCTATTATTATTGGATCTTCTAATTTTTTACAAATCTTATTAATTTCATTAATTCTGGTTTTACTTAAAGAACTAAAATCAATTTCTTGTTTTAAAAAAAATTCTTCTTTTCTTATATCTTGAAATTCATTAACTGTATCAACTAATTTTTTATTTTATTCTTTTGTATCTTCAAAATCAAGTTTATCAATTATTTCAGAAAGCCCCAACGCTTTAATTGCCAATTTATAACTTTTTTTATAAAGTTCTAAATATTTCTCTACTTTTTTATTTAAATCATTAGTATTTATTTTATTTAATGGCTTATTTTCAAAACTTTGATAATTTTTAACCATTTTTTCATGTTGTTTTTTAAACATTCTCTCTAAATTTTTTAAATTTTCTTTTCTATCCTCTTCACTATATTTTATATTTTCTGATTTTTCCATTTCTTTTAATGCTTGTTCTGCCATTCCTTTAAATTCGCATTTTCTACAAAAGAAAAATTCATTATAACCAGTCATATCTTTTTGTAAATCTCTCTTTTTACACATCTCACAAATTTGATACATCTTTTATTCCCACTTTCATTTAATTTAACTAAATATTACCATTTATTCTACACTTATGCACATTAGACTTGAATATATATATATATATATATATAATGTCAATAGAAATGGAAAAAAATTTCAAGGAAGAAAGGAAATAAATGATATGAAAAAACTTTTAGGATTATTAGGAATAATTATGATAACTGGAAATGCAATACCATCAGTTATTGCAACAGCACCCAATCGAAAACACATTATTAAAAAAAGACAAAATAATGAAAATATATCAACTACTCCAAAAGCACAAGATGAGCAACAATCTCAATTTTTAG
Proteins encoded:
- a CDS encoding Mbov_0401 family ICE element transposase-like protein: MITNIDFFKDAEEENDKKYVEDITKKLIETDDKLFKMTKENPEYQKYKIKEKRNKTIITKRCSVTIPRRRYYYFDEILKRNVYVFLLDEYLGIKKWQRTENSLREKILSFMGDGKRYRDVIDTVTDSKVSNMTISNIYKNVDLDKIDYIHINQSNKIDITGDTIYVQADGTFQTMRDDKTKEKLKEHILISSIHTGFNKEKSTEKRPVIENKKGVFEMNNIPHKIKNLTNIKLFTNKVIEAMHSYNIKKDTKILVLGDGANYIETIANAIAKEFKNNILDVSLDKYHLIKKFEHLWSYRKRNKMQEIKYNVAKYYFYNGKYDELLDLLNSLLPYIVGNKRSYLLKTIKYIKNNEKGICNQILPNNNIGCHMEGDISKAKSVKGRGGKIYNKLTFNNLLTASMIKTNSETNMKNNKEMKNIVINKNNLVEVLKVQNLSI
- a CDS encoding FMN-dependent NADH-azoreductase; the protein is MVNKVLVIYGTVSPNEKSYSKALAARFLKYYQAANANDEIIHLDLNETPMALKTLTRDNFGTYFNAEDADVYINQLKEVQKVIVVCPMNNFNVSGLMKNYLDHVLVADKTFSYKYAKKGNAIGLLPHLKVQILTTQGAPFGWYPWGNHTEYLKGTWEFVGATVNKPILVAGTKVTPTNVLSPDELIDQYDEEIQKVVKTF